ACCGGACCACCGGTCTGCGGTGGCGTCCAGCTCAGGTCGATGTTCCCCTTGCGGGCAGTCGCCTTGAGATCGGTGGGTGCCGTGCTGCGCCCCTTTCCCGGCGCCGACACCGTGGTCAGGTCCACGGCGTTGCTGTCCGGTGAGGAGTTGTCGGCGGCGTCACGTGCCCGCACGGTAAAGGTGTAGACGGTGCCCGGCCGCAGCCCGGTGACGCGGGCCGTGGTCTCGGTGCCGCTCACGCTGTGGATGCGGGAGTCCTCCTGGTAGATGTCGTACGAGGCGACGCCGACGTCGTCCGCGGCACGCGCCCAGGACAGGCTGGCCTCGCGGCTTCCCACGACCCGGCCGCGCAGCTTGAGTGGCCGCGAGGGCGTCTTGTGGTCCTCCGGCGTGGGGGCCGGGGTGGTGACGGGCACGGCGG
This window of the Streptomyces sp. SLBN-118 genome carries:
- a CDS encoding fibronectin type III domain-containing protein, with amino-acid sequence MTAQAGSATSVHVMWEQATDNKAVTGYEVFQQGARVKTLPATRHMVDIDRLSPRTSYSFTVRARDAAGNLSDPSTAVPVTTPAPTPEDHKTPSRPLKLRGRVVGSREASLSWARAADDVGVASYDIYQEDSRIHSVSGTETTARVTGLRPGTVYTFTVRARDAADNSSPDSNAVDLTTVSAPGKGRSTAPTDLKATARKGNIDLSWTPPQTGGPVKEHQLFLNGKLATTIVWGAQPPAGTAAYTITVTDKPGTRYSIKLRAQLPDGKWGDFSAQRTVVVR